Proteins found in one bacterium genomic segment:
- the pheT gene encoding phenylalanine--tRNA ligase subunit beta, with the protein MPNRSPDRTSSTAARLTSARGKAAVLGGKFLYPEPKIKPAVVDDGSLVRIECPDLCRRYVGLVVRGVKVGPSPDWLARRLISIGHRPISNVVDVTNCVLHGLGQPLHTFDLRKLKGGRVIVRRARKGESIVSLEGDECRLTPEIMVIADDERPVAVAGVMGGLETGVTEETTDILIESAWFEPASVRATSRELGLESSSGHLFGRGADPNLAPVAARFAADLITEIAGGTVDELLHDCHPVPYKPPVVRLRWGRVGKLLGFDVAPPEGKRILTALGCALVAEDESGAIWSIPSHRPDLAREVDLIEELAQVAGYDNVPVELPRLTAAHINRPDPERPVHTALAAAGCQEVLTTDFVSLEEAEGLGFSEKDLVAVKNPLDKGHPYLRPSGFIGLLNAARHNASRGAEDLRFYEIATAFAFSPQAPVEVKRLCVLLVGERPADGWFNRARDLDFYDAKGVCEALADALKIAPPELVPVEATEGTPLEFAVRLDGTTVGRLLRFGKKLLSAYNLDERAAWGLELELESLLHRAGDVKIEPLPLYPPGTRDLALVFDEGVRHADILGVIRSAGGGLLEEVRLFDVYVGKQVGDGKRSLAYSLTYRAPDRTLTDEEIDAAHEGIVKTLRERFHAELRS; encoded by the coding sequence GTGCCGAACCGCTCACCGGATCGGACAAGCTCTACCGCTGCGAGGCTGACTTCGGCGCGGGGAAAGGCAGCCGTTCTCGGCGGTAAATTTCTCTACCCCGAACCGAAAATAAAACCCGCGGTCGTGGATGACGGTTCGCTGGTCCGTATCGAGTGTCCCGACCTGTGCCGCCGTTACGTGGGCCTCGTCGTTCGCGGGGTGAAGGTGGGACCGAGCCCTGACTGGCTGGCCCGCCGGCTCATCTCCATCGGCCACCGGCCCATCTCCAACGTGGTGGACGTGACGAACTGCGTCCTGCACGGTCTGGGGCAGCCGCTGCACACCTTCGATCTGCGCAAGCTCAAGGGTGGGCGGGTCATCGTCCGCCGCGCACGCAAGGGGGAGTCAATCGTTTCCCTGGAGGGCGACGAATGTCGCCTCACGCCGGAGATAATGGTCATCGCCGACGACGAGCGTCCGGTGGCCGTGGCCGGGGTGATGGGCGGTCTGGAAACGGGGGTTACCGAAGAGACGACGGATATTTTAATCGAGAGTGCGTGGTTCGAGCCGGCGAGCGTCCGCGCCACGAGCCGGGAGCTGGGGCTGGAATCGTCGTCCGGCCACCTCTTCGGTCGGGGGGCCGACCCGAATCTGGCGCCGGTCGCCGCCCGCTTTGCCGCCGACCTGATTACGGAAATCGCCGGCGGGACGGTGGACGAGTTGCTCCACGACTGCCACCCCGTTCCGTATAAACCGCCGGTGGTCCGTCTGCGCTGGGGCCGCGTGGGCAAGCTCCTCGGCTTCGACGTCGCCCCGCCGGAGGGGAAGCGGATTCTCACCGCCCTGGGCTGCGCGTTGGTTGCCGAGGATGAGTCCGGCGCGATCTGGAGCATCCCGAGCCACCGACCCGACCTTGCCCGGGAGGTGGACCTGATCGAGGAGTTGGCCCAGGTGGCGGGCTACGACAACGTGCCGGTGGAGCTTCCGCGCCTGACCGCGGCTCACATCAACCGGCCCGATCCCGAGAGGCCGGTGCACACGGCCCTGGCCGCCGCCGGTTGCCAGGAGGTCCTTACCACCGACTTCGTGTCACTGGAGGAAGCCGAGGGGCTAGGGTTTTCCGAGAAGGACCTCGTAGCCGTGAAGAACCCCCTGGACAAGGGGCACCCCTACCTGCGTCCCTCGGGCTTTATCGGCCTGTTGAACGCGGCCCGGCACAACGCCTCCCGCGGCGCCGAGGATTTGCGCTTCTACGAAATCGCCACCGCCTTCGCATTTTCCCCCCAAGCCCCCGTCGAAGTGAAGCGTCTCTGCGTCCTTTTAGTCGGAGAACGGCCCGCCGACGGCTGGTTCAACCGGGCGCGCGACCTCGACTTTTACGATGCCAAGGGTGTCTGCGAAGCCCTGGCGGATGCCCTGAAAATCGCCCCCCCGGAGCTCGTGCCGGTCGAGGCGACGGAGGGGACGCCCCTCGAGTTCGCGGTCCGGCTGGACGGAACGACTGTGGGCCGACTCCTGCGTTTCGGAAAAAAACTCCTCTCGGCCTACAACCTCGATGAACGGGCCGCCTGGGGCCTGGAGCTGGAGCTCGAGTCGCTGCTGCACCGCGCGGGGGACGTGAAAATCGAGCCGCTCCCCCTCTACCCACCGGGAACCCGCGATCTGGCGCTCGTCTTTGACGAAGGCGTCCGGCACGCCGACATTTTAGGGGTCATCCGGTCCGCGGGCGGCGGGCTGTTGGAGGAGGTGCGCCTCTTCGACGTCTACGTGGGCAAGCAGGTGGGCGACGGCAAACGTTCCCTGGCCTATTCCCTCACCTACCGCGCCCC
- the pheS gene encoding phenylalanine--tRNA ligase subunit alpha has product MLKNLEHIEEEAKRRIAVAPDAKLLEELRVEFLGRKGKLTELLRGLGTLGPEERPQVGARANEVKAAIQRSLANRTAELAAGEKREPFLDYTLPGRRVEVRRRHPVNQVIEELVFIFRDLGFSVAEGPLIETEHYNFDALNTPPDHPARDEKDTLFLRDFPLLLRTETSPVQVRTLEHTKPPVRIIAPGRCYRNDTADARHYPVFHQIEGLWVDEGVSFAHLKGILLEFAKSLFGPGAQVRFRPHFFPFTEPSAEIEATCPACAGGGCRTCSGTGWIELGGAGMVDPAVLAPLGIDPEIYTGFAFGIGPERIAMVRYGVGDIRLFYENDLRFLRQF; this is encoded by the coding sequence ATGCTGAAAAATCTTGAACACATCGAGGAGGAGGCGAAGCGGCGGATCGCGGTCGCGCCTGACGCCAAGCTCCTCGAAGAGTTACGCGTCGAGTTCCTCGGCCGCAAGGGGAAGCTCACCGAGCTCCTGCGCGGCCTGGGCACGCTCGGCCCCGAGGAACGTCCCCAGGTCGGCGCTCGGGCCAACGAGGTGAAAGCCGCCATCCAGCGGTCTCTAGCCAACCGTACAGCCGAGCTCGCCGCCGGGGAGAAGCGTGAGCCTTTCCTCGACTACACCCTCCCCGGCCGCAGGGTGGAGGTGCGCCGGCGGCACCCGGTGAACCAGGTTATCGAAGAGCTGGTCTTTATCTTCCGTGACCTGGGGTTCAGCGTGGCCGAGGGGCCGCTCATCGAGACGGAGCACTACAACTTCGACGCCCTGAACACCCCGCCGGACCACCCGGCGCGCGACGAGAAGGACACCCTCTTCCTGCGCGACTTCCCGCTGCTTTTGCGGACGGAGACCAGCCCGGTACAGGTGCGCACGCTGGAGCATACGAAACCGCCCGTACGCATCATCGCGCCGGGGCGCTGCTACCGCAACGACACCGCCGACGCCCGCCACTACCCTGTCTTCCACCAGATAGAGGGCCTGTGGGTGGACGAAGGCGTATCCTTCGCGCATCTGAAGGGGATTCTGCTGGAGTTCGCCAAAAGCCTCTTCGGCCCAGGGGCGCAGGTGCGCTTCCGGCCGCACTTCTTCCCCTTCACCGAGCCCTCGGCGGAGATCGAGGCCACCTGCCCGGCGTGCGCCGGCGGCGGGTGCAGGACCTGCTCCGGCACAGGCTGGATCGAGCTGGGCGGGGCGGGGATGGTGGACCCCGCGGTGCTCGCGCCCCTGGGGATAGACCCGGAGATTTACACCGGCTTCGCCTTCGGCATAGGCCCCGAGCGCATCGCCATGGTGCGCTACGGCGTCGGCGACATCCGGCTCTTCTACGAGAACGACCTGCGCTTCCTGCGGCAGTTTTAG
- the rplT gene encoding 50S ribosomal protein L20, which yields MPRARNSVASRRRRKRVLAQAKGYQHGRSRLITTAQDAVRRSLQYAYRDRRKKKGHFRRLWIARINAGVRLYGMSYSRFINGLARADVHLDRKILADLAAIDPKALEHLVKVVKG from the coding sequence ATGCCCCGAGCGAGAAACAGTGTTGCCTCCCGTCGCCGCCGGAAAAGGGTTCTGGCGCAGGCCAAGGGCTACCAGCACGGCCGGAGCCGGCTCATCACCACCGCCCAGGACGCCGTCCGGAGATCGCTGCAGTACGCCTACCGCGACCGCCGGAAGAAGAAGGGGCATTTCCGCCGCCTGTGGATTGCCCGCATCAACGCCGGCGTCCGGTTATACGGCATGAGTTACTCTCGATTTATAAACGGTTTGGCCAGGGCGGACGTCCACCTCGACCGTAAAATCTTGGCCGACCTTGCCGCCATCGATCCGAAGGCGCTGGAGCATCTGGTCAAGGTAGTCAAGGGTTAA
- the rpmI gene encoding 50S ribosomal protein L35: MPKMKTIKGAAKRFKPTATGKLKRHKALFNHILTKKSANRKRRLSQSTLVTTKGDIKRIKRMLAI; encoded by the coding sequence TTGCCGAAGATGAAAACGATCAAGGGAGCGGCCAAGCGTTTCAAGCCCACGGCCACGGGCAAGCTCAAACGCCACAAGGCGCTCTTCAACCACATCCTGACCAAGAAATCCGCCAACCGCAAACGGCGTCTGAGCCAGAGCACCCTGGTGACCACCAAGGGCGACATCAAGCGGATCAAGCGGATGCTCGCCATTTAG
- the infC gene encoding translation initiation factor IF-3, whose amino-acid sequence MSTNGYASAKVCLIMDYGKYLYQQSKREHAARKNQRNFSVKEIKLRPKTGEHDFTFKLRHIEEFLASLNKVKVTILFRGRERTHPEIGEKILARIAEYFGDRVVIEQTARFEGHNMTMVLVPGDVFKEAAKS is encoded by the coding sequence GTGTCAACGAACGGATACGCGTCCGCGAAGGTCTGCCTGATAATGGATTACGGCAAATATCTCTACCAGCAGTCGAAGCGGGAACACGCGGCGCGGAAGAACCAGCGGAACTTTTCGGTCAAGGAGATAAAACTCCGTCCCAAGACCGGCGAACACGACTTTACGTTCAAGCTCCGCCACATCGAAGAGTTTCTGGCAAGTCTCAACAAGGTTAAGGTCACCATCCTCTTCCGCGGCCGGGAGCGGACGCACCCCGAGATTGGCGAGAAGATTCTGGCCCGGATAGCGGAATATTTCGGTGACCGGGTGGTGATCGAACAAACGGCCCGGTTCGAGGGTCACAACATGACGATGGTCCTGGTCCCCGGCGATGTGTTCAAAGAAGCGGCCAAATCCTAA